In Trichoderma asperellum chromosome 1, complete sequence, a single window of DNA contains:
- a CDS encoding uncharacterized protein (MEROPS:MER0004316~BUSCO:EOG092D2VEY): MASTITVAVKHQGKKYNVDVDPESTGLDFKLQLFSLTNVEPERQKILIKGGQLKDDADMSKLGLKAGQNIMMMGTPGDGGADLVRPSEAIKFVEDMTEAEQAQQVGATPAGLVNLGNTCYLNSTLQTLRSIPELQTALTTYNAIPGTSRQDLASQLSNLYKKMGATLDSLPPLDFLAALRVVFPQFAEKSKSGPGYAQQDAEEAWSQIVQQLGQKLTIKGSPDAPGVSFVEKYMAGRFTSVLECDEEEARNGGETAITSSDAFYKLDCHIDSQTNHLRDGILAALSEQLEKRSEVLGRDATYTKKSKISRAPKYLTVHFVRFFWKKETKKKAKIMRKVTFPQELDIVEFCSDDLKSALIPVRDKVREVRKDEEDIDRARKRRKKTHDKDMSDVAGGSGLPSERELAQKKKKEEESKPQQADDGDTVMGETYKTDAQVEAESEAALLAAKKELNSLINPSLRDDDGANQSGLYELRGVVTHQGASADSGHYTAYVKKTGSVDPKTGKKEKEDGNWWWFNDDKVTEVTVDKVEALAGGGESHSALILLYKAIPLPSSEGVEE, encoded by the exons ATGGCTTCCACAATAACTG TTGCTGTCAAGCACCAGGGCAAAAAGTACAACGTAGATGTCGATCCCGAGTCCACGGGCCTGGACTTCAAGCTCCAGCTATTCAGCCTTACCAATGTCGAGCCCGAACGGCAAAAGATCCTCATCAAGGGCGGCCAGCTCAAAGATGACGCAGATATGAGCAAGCTGGGCCTCAAGGCCGGCCAGAACATCATGATGATGGGCACCCCGGGAGATGGTGGCGCAGATCTGGTTCGTCCGTCCGAGGCGATCAAGTTTGTCGAGGACATGACCGAGGCCGAGCAAGCTCAGCAAGTTGGCGCTACTCCCGCAGGTCTCGTCAATCTCGGCAACACTTGCTACCTGAACTCGACTCTGCAGACGCTACGTTCGATTCCCGAGCTCCAGACGGCTCTTACTACTTACAATGCTATACCTGGCACAAGCCGACAGGATCTGGCTTCCCAGCTCTCCAACCTTTACAAGAAGATGGGTGCCACGCTTGATTCTCTCCCGCCTTTGGATTTTTTGGCGGCGCTGAGGGTTGTCTTCCCTCAGTTTGCCGAGAAATCGAAAAGTGGACCAGGGTACGCTCAGCAggatgctgaagaagccTGGTCTCAGATTGTCCAGCAACTCGGCCAGAAATTGACAATCAAGGGCTCTCCTGACGCACCTGGAGTCTCGTTCGTCGAAAAATACATGGCAGGACGGTTCACTTCAGTCCTCGAGtgcgacgaggaggaggcccgGAACGGAGGCGAAACGGCCATCACATCCAGCGATGCCTTTTATAAGCTCGACTGCCACATTGATTCCCAGACCAACCATTTGAGAGACGGAATTTTGGCTGCGCTGAGCGAGCAGCTAGAGAAGAGATCTGAGGTGCTTGGCCGCGACGCCACTTATACCAAAAAGTCCAAGATATCCCGAGCTCCCAAGTACCTCACCGTCCATTTTGTGCGCTTTttctggaagaaggagacgaagaagaaggccaagatcaTGCGCAAGGTCACTTTCCCCCAAGAGCTGGACATTGTCGAATTCTGCTCTGATGACCTCAAATCGGCCCTGATTCCCGTCCGAGACAAAGTTCGTGAGGTTCGaaaggatgaggaagatatCGATCGCGCCCGTAAGCGTCGTAAGAAGACGCATGACAAGGATATGAGCGACGTTGCTGGTGGTTCGGGCCTGCCttcagagagagagctggcacagaagaagaagaaggaggaggagagcaagCCGCAGCAGGCGGATGACGGCGATACCGTCATGGGCGAGACTTACAAGACAGATGCCCAGGTCGAGGCGGAGAGCGAGGCTGCCCTTCTggctgccaagaaggagCTCAACTCCTTGATAAATCCTTCTCTtcgtgatgacgatggcgccaACCAATCTGGCCTGTACGAGCTGCGCGGCGTTGTCACCCACCAGGGCGCTAGCGCGGATAGCGGCCACTACACGGCGTACGTCAAGAAGACTGGCTCCGTAGATCCCAAGACgggcaagaaggagaaggaggatggaAACTGGTGGTGGTTCAACGACGACAAGGTAACCGAGGTGACAGTTGACAAGGTTGAGGCCTTGGCCGGCGGTGGCGAGTCTCACTCAGCCCTGATTTTGCTTTACAAGGCGATTCCTCTACCCAGCTCTGAGGGTGTTGAAGAGTAA
- a CDS encoding uncharacterized protein (TransMembrane:1 (o15-34i)~EggNog:ENOG41) — MASKIPLTKQQKWRGGVWAVAFAAVIMVGTLTGAQLKSDKQKEEAIREFREITPSEQIAMLERQRSTLVEQQTALQRKLDVFKERAQERQQEKENAKKA; from the exons ATGGCATCAAAAATTCCTTTAACCAAGCAACAAAAGTGGAGGGGCGGCGTCTGGGCCGTGGCCTTTGCCGCTGTCATCATGGTCGGAACACTGACCGGCGCCCAGCTCAAGTCGgacaagcaaaaagaagaa GCAATCCGGGAATTTCGCGAGATTACTCCCTCGGAGCAAATTGCCATGCTCGAGAGGCAGCGATCTACCCTCGTAGAGCAGCAAACAGCTCTGCAGAGGAAGCTGGACGTGTTCAAGGAGCGCGCCCAGGAGAggcagcaagagaaagagaatgcTAAGAAGGCCTAG
- the ARC19 gene encoding Arp complex subunit (BUSCO:EOG092D4K3B), whose product MSQSLRPYLQCVRSSLIAALTLSNFASQTTERHNVPEIEAQTSPEVLLTPLTIARNENERVLIEPSINSVRISIKIKQADEIENLLVHKFTRFLEMRAESFFILRRKPIPGYDISFLITNFHTEEMLKHKLVDFIIEFQEEVDKEISEMKLFLNARARFVAESFLTPFD is encoded by the exons aTG TCTCAATCACTGCGGCCGTACCTGCAATGCGTACGAAGCAGCTTGATTGCCGCCCTGACGCTCTCCAACTTTGCCTCCCAGACCACCGAGCGTCACAATGTCCCCGAGATCGAAGCTCAGACCTCGCCCGAGGTGCTGCTCACGCCCCTGACCATTGCCCGTAACGAGAACGAGCGAGTCTTGATCGAGCCGAGCATCAACTCCGTCcgcatcagcatcaagatCAAGCAGGCCGATGAGATTGAGAACCTGCTCGTCCACAAGTTTACCCGATTCCTGGAGATGA GAGCGGAATCATTCTTCATTCTGCGGAGAAAACCCATTCCC GGCTATGACATTTCCTTCCTGATAACAAACTTCCACACCGAAGAGATGCTGAAGCACAAGCTTGTCGACTTTATCATTGAGTTCCAGGAGGAGGTTGACAAGGAAATTTCCGAGATGAAGCTCTTC CTTAACGCCCGAGCACGATTCGTTGCCGAGTCTTTCCTGACACCT TTTGATTAA
- a CDS encoding uncharacterized protein (TransMembrane:1 (o208-227i)), which yields MSAPEKNEAETPLAQFTARLADIKKESGHTEMWGVELSDDAGHAPTQVILQKFLRANNGDLAGAEKQLTDALVWRKEVNPSSLVTEAFDKKKFHNLGFVSNFTDDTGKKVIITWHVYGAIKDNNSTFGDVDEFIRWRAALMELGVQQLNLNDIKEPLPEDGSDPYQLIQVHDYKSVSFFRMDPVVKAATQKTIAVFATGYPELLYHKYFVNVPAIMGWMFAAMKFVLSAATLKKMHPMASGTSLVNELPALATSLAPEYGGTGRPVQESLTLAMADVPEEAKEEDAPAEAESKPEGDKQEA from the exons ATGTCCGCCCCCGAGAAGAATGAGGCTGAAACGCCCCTCGCCCAATTCACGGCCCGCCTCGCCGACATCAAGAAGGAATCAGGCCACACCGAGATGTGGGGGGTTGAGCTCTCGGACGACGCCGGCCATGCGCCGACTCAGGTCATCCTCCAGAAGTTCCTGCGAGCCAACAATGGCGACCTGGCCGGCGCTGAGAAGCAGCTGACCGACGCCCTCGTCTGGAGAAAAGAGGTGAACCCGTCGTCTCTGGTGACTGAAGCTTtcgacaagaagaagttcCACAACCTCGGATTCGTGTCCAACTTTACGGATGATACTGGCAAGAAGGTCATCATCACCTGGCACGTTTACGGTGCTATCAAGGACAACAACTCTACCTTTGGCGACGTTGATGA GTTCATCAGATGGCGTGCGGCTCTCATGGAGCTGGGCGTGCAGCAGCTCAATCTCAATGATATCAAGGAGCCCCTTCCGGAAGATGGCTCCGACCCTTACCAGTTGATCCAGGTCCACGACTACAAGTCGGTCAGCTTCTTCCGCATGGACCCTGTCGTCAAGGCTGCTACCCAAAAGACCATTGCCGTCTTTGCCACGGGCTACCCAGAGCTGCTCTATCACAAGTACTTTGTGAATGTTCCCGCCATCATGGGATGGATGTTTGCCGCCATGAAATTTGTCCTCTCGGCTGCCAccttgaagaagatgcaCCCCATGGCCTCTGGCACCTCTTTGGTCAATGAGCTGCCAGCCCTCGCCACTTCTCTGGCTCCAGAGTATGGAGGCACTGGCCGTCCTGTCCAAGAATCATTGACATTGGCGATGGCTGATGTGCCCGAGGAggccaaagaggaagatgctcCTGCCGAGGCGGAGAGCAAGCCTGAAGGAGACAAGCAGGAGGCTTAG
- a CDS encoding uncharacterized protein (EggNog:ENOG41), with amino-acid sequence MTQLLQLKAQRVNMSSRRERARDLSFGEAPFIDPVSAATQPTPLKGRQRTQLTSSHSASRLSTIPESSNSGNHSDTAQSPTASDSSPYVHSDAGTDLHRAKLVQNSSFNPSANAWVPSMPTGWFGPNDSSPSFAGENPPATGIENHLSNAPPDDLTRDPVALVEEQAAATFEFGPSPVYTPYGFTRPPHFLRPGEAGDGNHIDRATFLANESVAAAERHAQATFEFGPSPIYTPYGFTQPPQRVLPQVSPQIPHSHSLNSLRFSEGNDESGTSTVQPLTSDSLATAESQAGSAYEFSPESSQSVLGYRRPQLIPHSQSLNSLRSSEGSDEPADSTPTHRRHGVFGRGYFSPGVTTAASEPRNYAPRTAGRAGVSPVMMHPPPRFDLGAAVAPPADNEHRNIEAQLVRQIVRPFGVRLNDTTGLSEIPLDRVNTAPLREIQESNKLVLLTNTPTGLPSLAEAMDPSNFPFVESARMAKPMNWGIIKLKNIPFATTRAEVIAFLGRNSKILNDSDEGVHIIMDKVTSKTMDAYVEFVSLEDAMRAVERHRLNVASGRFARLGDRAIDVEVTSQGHLMKDLFPIARGVFWYGAVPEILPYKHNEPWDNFKGFISEEEMVMLVKHVEVPHRSPFSRDCPQRPYECMISTIKKFPWFRTDCITIKEREAIYQATLSLIRQLTRSILFQEDTSHLTPLLLRRLVSVAMFCPAFTPCMKDGIAWMTNMQALDMEYYQLPRFSNSWRHQYAIGPKPGFPLDLVEWYVAVIREQSSRDILSLPLRERAELQHQAEQTDMYWGYFWSEVGYVMGPQFDDLTLAEAAKLEFAAIERILTRAFTQN; translated from the exons ATGACGCAGCTGTTACAG ttaaaag CCCAACGCGTCAACATGTCTTCGCGTCGTGAGAGAGCTCGCGACTTGAGTTTCGGTGAAGCACCTTTCATCGACCCCGTGTCTGCGGCGACTCAGCCAACGCCTCTCAAAGGCAGACAGCGCACCCAGCTCACTTCGAGCCACTCCGCCAGTCGCCTTTCCACGATCCCTGAGAGCTCAAACAGTGGCAACCATTCTGATACCGCTCAGAGCCCAACTGCCTCTGATTCGTCTCCGTATGTTCATAGCGACGCTGGCACCGATTTGCACCGTGCAAAGCTTGTTCAGAATAGCTCGTTCAACCCATCTGCTAATGCCTGGGTCCCTTCCATGCCCACTGGG TGGTTTGGCCCCAATGATAGCTCTCCCTCCTTTGCGGGTGAGAACCCTCCTGCAACTGGGATTGAAAATCATTTGTCCAAC GCTCCGCCCGACGACTTGACTAGAGATCCTGTCGCTCTTGTTGAGGAACAAGCCGCTGCCACCTTTGAGTTTGGTCCTTCGCCGGTTTACACTCCCTATGGCTTCACTCGTCCACCACATTTTCTTCGACCAGGCGAAGCAGGCGACGGCAATCACATTGATCGTGCCACTTTTCTTGCTAATGAGTCTGTCGCTGCCGCTGAGAGACACGCCCAAGCTACTTTTGAGTTTGGCCCTTCGCCGATTTATACTCCTTATGGGTTCACTCAACCACCACAGCGGGTTCTACCCCAAGTCTCGCCACAGATTCCTCATAGCCATTCTCTCAACTCTCTTCGATTTAGCGAGGGCAACGATGAGTCTGGTACCTCGACCGTTCAGCCGCTGACTAGCGACTCTCTCGCCACTGCTGAGAGCCAGGCCGGTTCTGCCTATGAGTTTAGTCCTGAGTCATCCCAGTCTGTTCTTGGATATCGTCGACCGCAGCTGATCCCGCATAGCCAATCTCTCAACTCACTTAGATCTAGTGAGGGAAGCGATGAACCTGCTGATTCTACTCCAactcatcgccgccatggcgTATTTGGACGCGGTTACTTCAGTCCAGGTGTCACGACCGCGGCCAGCGAGCCGCGCAACTACGCACCACGAACTGCAGGTCGTGCTGGCGTTAGCCCTGTCATGATGCACCCTCCTCCTAGATTTGATTTAGGAGCGGCGGTCGCCCCCCCTGCTGACAATGAACATCGGAATATTGAAGCCCAGCTTGTGCGTCAGATTGTGCGTCCATTTGGCGTGCGTCTCAACGACACAACCGGCCTTTCGGAGATTCCGCTTGATCGTGTCAACACTGCTCCGCTGAGAGAGATACAGGAGTCGAACAAGCTTGTACTGTTAACCAACACCCCTACTGGACTGCCAAGTCTGGCTGAAGCCATGGACCCGTCCAACTTTCCCTTTGTTGAGTCGGCTAGGATGGCAAAGCCCATGAACTGGGGCATTATAAAGCTGAAGAAC ATTCCGTTCGCCACGACTCGCGCTGAAGTCATTGCCTTTCTCGGCCGCAACTCCAAAATCTTGAATGACTCTGACGAGGGCGTGCACATCATTATGGACAAGGTGACCAGCAAGACGATGGACGCCTACGTCGAGTTTGTCTCGCTTGAAGATGCCATGAGAGCTGTGGAGCGACACCGTCTTAATGTCGCCTCCGGTCGATTTGCCCGTCTGGGCGATCGCGCCATCGACGTGGAGGTGACTTCTCAGGGCCACCTCATGAAGGATCTCTTCCCCATTGCACGTGGCGTCTTTTGGTATGGCGCAGTCCCCGAGATCCTCCCCTACAAGCATAACGAGCCGTGGGACAATTTTAAAGGCTTCATCTCGGAGGAAGAGATGGTCATGCTTGTCAAACACGTCGAGGTACCTCATCGA TCGCCTTTCTCTCGAGACTGCCCGCAGCGCCCCTACGAGTGCATGATCAGCACCATCAAGAAGTTTCCCTGGTTTCGCACGGATTGCATCACGATCAAGGAAAGAGAGGCCATCTACCAGGCTACGCTTTCGCTTATCCGCCAGCTCACTCGAAGCATCCTCTTCCAGGAGGATACTAGCCACCTGACGCCTCTCCTCCTGCGTCGCCTTGTTTCAGTGGCCATGTTTTGCCCTGCATTTACACCATGCATGAAGGATGGCATTGCTTGGATGACCAACATGCAGGCGCTGGACATGGAATACTACCAGCTGCCGCGCTTCTCGAACAGCTGGCGCCACCAGTATGCCATTGGCCCCAAGCCTGGCTTCCCTCTTGACCTTGTTGAG TGGTACGTGGCAGTGATTCGTGAGCAATCTAGCCGGGATATTCTGTCCCTGCCCCTCAGAGAGCGCGCTGAGCTCCAGCATCAGGCCGAACAGACAGACATGTACTGGGGATACTTTTGGTCAGAGGTCGGATATGTCATGGGGCCCCAGTTTGACGATTTGACCTTGGCCGAGGCGGCTAAGCTGGAGTTTGCGGCCATCGAACGCATCCTCACTCGCGCCTTTACTCAAAATTAG
- a CDS encoding uncharacterized protein (EggNog:ENOG41), which yields MVQRAASSSSALPRFLLSLSASSTTSQQPHGPPSSLPPPDSARQSTSQDSIELVAVRHHSWSNSNHNNNPPAAAPRISRHKRASPSLPVVVPSSASIAKENTAPLEGDKDLGFRGRSRSSTTSLACSTSSTTDSLGKGMTVAERQNKANQVWRGYW from the coding sequence ATGGTCCAACGCGcagcctcgtcatcctcggccTTGCCCCGCTTCTTACTAAGTCTTTCAGCCTCCTCCACTACATCGCAGCAGCCTCACGGCCCGCCATCGTCGCTGCCACCGCCCGATTCTGCCCGTCAAAGCACCAGCCAAGACAGCATCGAGCTGGTGGCCGTCCGGCATCATTCGTGGAGCAACAGCAATCACAATAATAATCCTCCGGCTGCGGCGCCCCGTATCAGCAGGCATAAGCGAGCCTCTCCATCACTGCCAGTTGTGGTGCCGTCATCGGCCTCCATCGCCAAGGAGAACACTGCGCCTTTGGAAGGGGACAAGGATCTGGGCTTCAGAGGGAGGAGCCGTAGCAGCACGACTAGCTTGGCGTGCTCGACGAGCTCGACGACCGATTCGCTGGGCAAGGGAATGACCGTAGCTGAGCGCCAGAACAAGGCCAACCAAGTCTGGAGAGGCTACTGGTGA
- a CDS encoding uncharacterized protein (EggNog:ENOG41), with translation MEEDRHRQDYPQQHRPEDTKHQPPPSYYHHLPPRDAPHSESEGSPRSRSNMATSVTLPSIHDPRPSAYGPPPPAGRGYMSDPRYASPNAVNGYPPPPGSQQPAPGYLPPLQPQADPRSVYPPPEPRGPYYDDRRPPPPPGYHDQYSEYYYRGHHNGYPHDYPRPPPGYGQEYGQPGMERPREAPRQRTSIACRYCRKRKIRCSGHQNAPGGKCQNCARMNQECIFQPVSSSSSTAFIPVSAVPGGVPPGTQLFGAYGQPLAPSTVPHPHHPPHPPHPYGPASGPPPPPPASYYHMQAHSPTDSYSSYGDPRGDDRTTGRRRRRTPEDQDDGYRLPPPRAGVAEDDHRRRSPAELSNNSSPGSLSYSHYPGPARHSPRNPPRPPPSAANNADGRSPVTQPNGSSGSSTPARSGASASQSQQSTSVMSLSNLVEKNDIDKTMIDRLNRSRDASGSQ, from the exons ATGGAAGAGGATCGACATCGCCAGGATTATCCTCAGCAGCACCGGCCAGAGGATACTAAACACCAACCACCCCCTTCATACTACCACCATCTCCCTCCCCGGGACGCGCCTCATTCAGAATCAGAAGGCAGTCCTCGCTCTCGATCCAACATGGCAACCTCTGTCACCttgccatccatccatgacCCCCGGCCCAGCGCCTATGGTCCTCCACCTCCGGCTGGCCGTGGCTATATGAGCGATCCGCGCTATGCGTCTCCGAATGCAGTCAATGGCTATCCTCCGCCTCCTGGGAGTCAACAGCCAGCCCCCGGATACCTCCCTCCTCTACAGCCGCAGGCAGACCCGCGATCTGTGTATCCTCCGCCCGAGCCGCGAGGCCCTTACTATGATGACCGCCGACCTCCCCCGCCCCCGGGCTACCACGACCAGTACTCCGAGTACTATTACCGCGGCCACCACAACGGCTACCCCCACGACTACCCCCGTCCCCCTCCCGGCTATGGACAGGAATACGGTCAGCCTGGCATGGAACGACCTAGAGAGGCTCCTAGGCAGCGTACTTCCATTGCCTGCAGATACTGCCGAAAACGAAAG ATTCGCTGCAGTGGCCATCAAAACGCCCCTGGTGGAAAATGTCAGAACTGCGCTCGCATGAACCAGGAGTGCATTTTTCAGCCAGTCTCATCCTCAAGTTCGACAGCCTTCATTCCCGTCTCGGCCGTTCCGGGAGGTGTACCGCCTGGGACACAGTTATTTGGTGCATACGGCCAACCCCTGGCTCCAAGCACCGTCCCTCACCCGCATCACCCTCCTCACCCGCCGCACCCTTATGGCCCGGCATCAGGTCCGCCACCTCCGCCGCCTGCGAGCTACTACCACATGCAGGCACACTCTCCCACAGACTCGTATTCGTCTTATGGGGATCCTCGGGGCGATGACCGTACAACAGGACGAAGACGCCGGAGGACACCGGAGGACCAAGATGATGGATACAGGCTACCCCCTCCTCGGGCGGGCGTGGCAGAAGATGACCACCGACGAAGATCGCCTGCCGAACTCTCCAACAATAGCAGTCCTGGAAGTTTGAGCTACTCGCATTATCCGGGCCCTGCTAGGCATAGCCCCCGTAACCCACCACGACCCCCTCCCAGCGCTGCGAACAATGCTGATGGGCGTTCGCCTGTCACCCAGCCAAATGGATCTAGTGGCTCCTCGACGCCCGCACGATCAGGGGCCTCAGCTAGCCAGTCACAACAATCGACCTCCGTCATGAGCTTGAGCAATCTCGTGGAGAAGAACGACATAGACAAGACAATGATTGATCGTCTCAACCGATCGCGAGATGCTAGCGGCAGTCAGTGA